GTAACGGTGAATGTCGGCGAGGCTGTCGCGGATCGCTTGCAACGCCTTCGGCGAGGCCCCCAAAGGGTTTTCGTTGGAAGCCAGCTTAACGACATGCGTTAAACCGAGCTCCTGCTGCACTTCCCAAATCGGTTTTCCGGGAGAATACGGTTTTAACTTTCTTAGTGCTTCACGGGCCGGTACGAATGAAGATGATGGCATAAGTGGATCGCTCCTTTTTTTATTTTCTTTGTTGCGATAATAAGATAATACATTAACGCGTTATCTAAGTAAAGCATTTTCTTATACAAAAGGGACAACCCGCAAATGATGACGCTGCATAAGGGATTGTCCCGCATACTTCCATTCTTAGTCGAAGAAAAATCTCACATTTCTCTGTTGCCGGCGGCTTCGGAATTCGAGTTATCGGTTAACTGCAGCCCGCCCGGCTGTTTGTTGTAAACGGTTTGATGTCTCCTGCTTTCTCTGAGTTCCATGTGCGTCCAATACATGAGAAGCAATTCGGCACAAATAGCGATAACAATGGTTCGCTTGATATTGATTTTCAACAATGTACCCTCCCGAAAAAGGGATATGCCAATTTATTCCTGATCATAGCATATTCTAGGTAAATTGACTATAGTTCAAATTCATTCTAAAGAAAATTTTAACGATAAACTTGACAATTATTCGGCAGTGCAGAGGTAAATGATTATATTTGCCCGGCTGTTCCTTGTTCGCGGCGGTCTTTGCCGTACAGCGACCGGCGAACCCATAACGAATTCGCGATCAGAAGCACGGTGGTCATCAGGAAAATGCCGCGGATGCCGAGCCACCCCGATAAAGCGCCGCCGATGACCGGCCCGAGCATGTTGCCGAGGCTCAGCGCGCTCGAGTTATAGCTGTAGGAACGGCTTTCCATCCCGTTCGGGGTGTATTTGCGGATCAACGTCTGCACGCATGGCAGCATCCCGCCCATAAAAATGCCGAGCAAGAACCGGGAAGCCATCAGCTGCCAAATGTTGCTTACGAACGCCTGCGGGATAAAGCTTAGCGCCGCTCCGATCAAGGCGACGCCGAGCACCTTTTCCGGACCGATCCGGTCGCTCCATTTTCCAAGCAAAGGGGATGCTATCATATTGGAAAAGCCGGTGATGGAACCGACCATCCCCGCATAAAACGCCAGCAGCTTGTCCTGCCCGTGAAGCTCCTGCACGAAAAGCGGAATGAGCGGCATCGGACTGAGCATCGCAAACTGAATGGCGAAAGTGACGGTATACAAAGCGGGAAGCTGCCGGGTTTTGCCAAGCTCCTTGAGCCCGGCGATGATCGATTCCTTCGGCTGCTTGGTCGCTTTTTCCGCATCGAATTTTTCCTTCACGAGAAAAAGGGCCAGAAGGGAGGCGACGAACAGGCAGGCGCCGGTGATGTAAAAAATCGGCCGGTAGCCGACCCATTCCGCAAGCAATCCGCCGATCAACGGGCCGAGAATGCTGCCGCCGACTTGGCCGGACTGCAGCGTACCCATGGCGAAGCCCATTTTTTCCCGCGGTGTGTTGGCCGATACAAGTGTGACCGCCGCCGGCATATATCCGGAGATCGTGCCGTTCAGCATCCTTAGAACGAGCAATTGCCATGGGGCCGTTGCGAAACCCATCAGCACCATGACGACAGCCATGCCGAAGCCGGAGCGAAGCAGCATGATTTTTCTGCCGTAACGGTCGGCAAGTCCGCCCCAGATCGGCTGTGCAATGAACGATGTTACGAAATTGGCCGCGAAGATGAACCCGCCCCACATGGCGACCTGATGCTGATCGTGAATGCCGAGCTCCTGAATGTAAAAAGGCAAAAACGGGACGATCATCGTCATGCCGCTCATGACCAAAAACTGCCCCAACCACAAGACCGTCAAGTTGACTTTCCATCTGGCCACGCCGCCAATCTCCTTTGCTGTCAAGGCTTATATTCATCCAATAAAAGTCATTGTACCATAAACGCCGCCATCTTCTCGAACGGAAAAAAGGTTGCATAATTTTTCCTTTGGGCGGGAACCGTATTTCCTGTTAACTTATCCCCAATAAAGGAGATGTGTATGTCCATGCCATTCGGCGCCCATGAAACGATGGAAGTCCATGAAGTATTAAATGAAAAGTTGAACCTCATCAACCATTTCGCTTTGTACGCACAGTTCGCGCAAAACGAACAGATCCGCTCGATGATCGACCGTCACCTGCAAACCGCCGTAGCGGCTTACGATCAGCTCGTGGCTTATACGCACGATTACAGCGCCGCGAACCGGCAGCTGCCGCCTTACCGCGATATGACGGCCTTCATGCACCCGCAGCAAATCCAATACGGCCTGCACCATCCGATGCCGGTAGCCCCCGAAATGCAAGGACGTCTGAACGATCCGCAAATTTTATGCGCGATGCTGTCCTGTCATAAAAATTCCGCGAAGCTGCACATGCAGGGGGCGCTCGAATGCGCCGATCCGAACGTTCGGCAAATGCTGGTGAACGGGGCGCTGGCTTGCGCTAATCAAGCGTATGAAGTGTTCCTGCTGATGAATCAGCAAGGGCTGTATCAAGTGCCGACGATGAACGATCATACGGCCAAAACATTCCTGCACAGCTACCAGCCGATGCAGCCGCAATCGTATCCGCAGGCGTTCATGCAGCATGGCGGCATGCAAACGGGTACGATGCAGGGAATGCGATCCGGCATGATGCAGCCAGGCGCGACGGCGGCATATCAGCAGTAACGTCACCCCGTCCAGACAAAAATGCGGTCTCGAAGCAGAAGTCACTGCTTGCAGAACCGCATTTTTTTAATTCGAAGTAACGTTATTCGAACTCAAGTCCGGTCTCGAGCTCCGTCCGGTAACGCTCCAGCTGGGGGAGCTCCGCTTCCTCTGCGACGCGGATCGCTTGTCCGATATCGTACGGGACGCGTACGAGCTGAAGCCCGAACGGCGCCGGGTCCGGCCCGGTTTTTCCTTCAATGATGCCGTAGCAGGCTTCCGCGATGCCGTCGTACGGCAGCCCGACGCTGCCTACGTTCCAGAGCGTAAGCCCGGTTCTTGGCTTTGCATTAAGCATTTGCATAAACGGAATGTGGATATCGCCGTAGATGACGACATCGGGCGTCCGCTCCGGATACATCGCTTCTATCCGATCGGTAAGCTCGAACATTGCCCGTTTCTCCTTCTTGTCCGCTT
The window above is part of the Paenibacillus hamazuiensis genome. Proteins encoded here:
- a CDS encoding MFS transporter, with the translated sequence MARWKVNLTVLWLGQFLVMSGMTMIVPFLPFYIQELGIHDQHQVAMWGGFIFAANFVTSFIAQPIWGGLADRYGRKIMLLRSGFGMAVVMVLMGFATAPWQLLVLRMLNGTISGYMPAAVTLVSANTPREKMGFAMGTLQSGQVGGSILGPLIGGLLAEWVGYRPIFYITGACLFVASLLALFLVKEKFDAEKATKQPKESIIAGLKELGKTRQLPALYTVTFAIQFAMLSPMPLIPLFVQELHGQDKLLAFYAGMVGSITGFSNMIASPLLGKWSDRIGPEKVLGVALIGAALSFIPQAFVSNIWQLMASRFLLGIFMGGMLPCVQTLIRKYTPNGMESRSYSYNSSALSLGNMLGPVIGGALSGWLGIRGIFLMTTVLLIANSLWVRRSLYGKDRREQGTAGQI
- a CDS encoding spore coat protein, whose amino-acid sequence is MSMPFGAHETMEVHEVLNEKLNLINHFALYAQFAQNEQIRSMIDRHLQTAVAAYDQLVAYTHDYSAANRQLPPYRDMTAFMHPQQIQYGLHHPMPVAPEMQGRLNDPQILCAMLSCHKNSAKLHMQGALECADPNVRQMLVNGALACANQAYEVFLLMNQQGLYQVPTMNDHTAKTFLHSYQPMQPQSYPQAFMQHGGMQTGTMQGMRSGMMQPGATAAYQQ
- a CDS encoding metallophosphoesterase family protein produces the protein MDKIAVISDIHGNLTALEAVVRNIRQRRIKRILCLGDLVGKGPQPAEVVDRIRELCEVTVQGNWDLGINRPQDKPAGQWQAERLGQERLDYLRTLPFSCELELSGKYIRLFHASAVSVDYRVLRKADKKEKRAMFELTDRIEAMYPERTPDVVIYGDIHIPFMQMLNAKPRTGLTLWNVGSVGLPYDGIAEACYGIIEGKTGPDPAPFGLQLVRVPYDIGQAIRVAEEAELPQLERYRTELETGLEFE